From Medicago truncatula cultivar Jemalong A17 chromosome 7, MtrunA17r5.0-ANR, whole genome shotgun sequence, a single genomic window includes:
- the LOC11427613 gene encoding MDIS1-interacting receptor like kinase 2 — protein MMFLFSNLQSLKLLSFWMLLSASAFTTTLSETSQASALLKWKASLDNHSQTLLSSWSGNNSCNWLGISCKEDSISVSKVNLTNMGLKGTLESLNFSSLPNIQTLNISHNSLNGSIPSHIGMLSKLTHLDLSDNLFSGTIPYEITHLISLQTLYLDTNVFSGSIPEEIGELRNLRELSISYANLTGTIPTSIGNLTLLSHLYLGGNNLYGDIPNELWNLNNLTFLRVELNKFNGSVLAQEIVKLHKIETLDLGGNSLSINGPILQEILKLGNLKYLSFFQCNVRGSIPFSIGKLANLSYLNLAHNPISGHLPMEIGKLRKLEYLYIFDNNLSGSIPVEIGELVKMKELRFNDNNLSGSIPREIGMLRNVVQMDLNNNSLSGEIPPTIGNLSNIQQLSFSLNNLNGKLPMGMNMLLSLENLQIFDNDFIGQLPHNICIGGNLKFLGALNNHFTGRVPKSLKNCSSIIRLRLDQNQLTGNITQDFSVYPNLNYIDLSENNFYGHLSSNWGKCQNLTSFIISHNNISGHIPPEIGRASNLGILDLSSNHLTGKIPKELSNLSLSKLLISNNHLSGNIPVEISSLDELEILDLAENDLSGFITKQLANLPKVWNLNLSHNKLIGNIPVELGQFKILQSLDLSGNFLNGTIPSMLTQLKYLETLNISHNNLSGFIPSSFDQMFSLTSVDISYNQLEGPLPNIRAFSSATIEVLRNNNGLCGNISGLEPCLTPRSKSPDRKIKKVLLIVLPLVLGTLMLATCFKFLYHLYHTSTIGENQVGGNIIVPQNVFTIWNFDGKMVYENILEATQDFDDKYLIGVGGQGSVYKAELHTGQVVAVKKLHPVSNEENLSPKSFTNEIQALTEIRHRNIVNLYGFCSHSQLSFLVYEFVEKGSLEKILKDDEEAIAFNWKKRVNVIKDVANALCYMHHDCSPPIVHRDISSKNILLDSECVAHVSDFGTAKLLDPNLTSSTSFACTFGYAAPELAYTTKVTEKCDVYSFGVLALEILFGKHPGDVVPLWTIVTSTLDTMPLMDKLDQRLPRPLNPIVKNLVSIAMIAFTCLTESSQSRPTMEHVAKELAMSKWSRSNS, from the exons ATGATGTTTCTATTTTCAAACCTTCAATCCTTGAAGCTGCTATCCTTTTGGATGCTTCTTTCAGCAAGTGCATTCACAACTACTTTATCAGAAACTTCACAAGCAAGTGCTTTGTTGAAGTGGAAAGCAAGTCTTGACAACCATAGCCAAACTTTGCTATCTTCATGGAGTGGCAATAATTCATGCAACTGGCTTGGAATTTCTTGTAAAGAAGATTCCATTTCTGTCTCTAAGGTAAATCTCACAAATATGGGATTGAAAGGTACGCTTGAAAGTCTTAACTTCTCATCACTTCCAAATATCCAAACCCTAAACATAAGTCACAATTCCTTAAATGGAAGTATTCCTTCCCATATTGGAATGTTGTCCAAACTTACTCATCTTGATCTTAGTGACAATCTTTTCTCAGGAACAATTCCATATGAAATAACACATTTGATTAGTCTTCAAACTTTATATTTGGATACTAATGTTTTCAGTGGTTCCATTCCTGAAGAAATAGGTGAATTAAGAAATCTTAGAGAACTTAGTATCTCATATGCAAATCTCACAGGGACTATCCCAACTTCCATTGGGAATCTGACCTTGTTGTCACATTTGTATTTAGGAGGAAACAACCTTTATGGTGACATTCCAAACGAACTTTGGAATTTGAACAACTTAACCTTTTTAAGAGttgaattaaataaattcaatgGGTCTGTTTTAGCTCAAgaaattgtgaagttgcatAAGATAGAGACTCTTGATCTTGGTGGTAATAGTCTTTCCATTAATGGTCCTATCCTCCAAGAAATTTTGAAGTTGGGAAATTTAAAAtacctttctttttttcaatgcAATGTCAGAGGGTCTATTCCATTTTCTATAGGAAAGTTGGCCAACTtgtcatatttaaatttagCACACAACCCTATTTCTGGCCACCTTCCTATGGAAATTGGAAAGTTAAGGAAGCTAgaatatctatatatttttgacaataACTTATCTGGTAGTATTCCTGTGGAAATTGGGGAATTGGTGAAAATGAAAGAGTTAAGGTTTAATGACAATAATCTTTCTGGTTCGATTCCTCGTGAAATTGGAATGTTGAGAAATGTTGTTCAAATGGATTTGAACAATAACTCTCTCTCAGGTGAAATCCCGCCGACAATTGGAAACTTAAGTAATATAcaacaactttcattttctctgaACAATCTCAATGGGAAACTACCAATGGGAATGAATATGCTTTTGAGTTTGGAAAATCTGCAAATATTTGATAATGACTTCATTGGTCAGCTGCCTCATAACATTTGCATTGGTgggaatttgaaatttttgggtGCTCTAAATAACCACTTCACCGGCCGAGTTCCTAAGAGTTTGAAGAATTGCTCTAGCATTATAAGACTTAGACTTGACCAAAACCAACTTACTGGAAATATAACACAAGATTTTAGTGTTTATCCAAATTTGAATTACATAGACTTAAGTGAAAACAATTTTTACGGACACCTTTCATCGAATTGGGGAAAGTGTCAAAACCTAACAAGCTTCATAATTTCCCATAATAATATATCAGGTCATATACCACCAGAAATAGGAAGGGCATCCAATTTGGGTATACTTGACTTATCTTCAAACCATCTCACAGGGAAAATTCCGAAGGAGTTAAGCAACTTGTCTTTGTCCAAACTTTTGATAAGCAACAACCATCTCTCCGGAAACATTCCTGTCGAAATATCATCCTTAGATGAGCTTGAGATCTTAGACCTTGCAGAAAATGATCTAAGTGGCTTCATCACAAAACAACTTGCAAATTTGCCTAAGGTATGGAACTTAAATTTGAGCCATAACAAATTGATAGGAAATATTCCTGTTGAATTGGGACAATTTAAAATCCTTCAAAGCCTTGATCTGAgtggaaattttttaaatggaacAATACCATCAATGCTTACACAGTTGAAATACTTGGAAACATTGAATATCTCACATAATAATCTTTCTGGATTTATTCCCTCTAGCTTCGATCAGATGTTCAGTTTAACGTCTGTTGATATATCATATAACCAATTGGAAGGTCCACTCCCCAACATCCGAGCTTTCAGTAGCGCTACCATTGAAGTGTTGAGAAATAATAATGGCTTGTGTGGTAATATCTCTGGCTTGGAGCCTTGCTTAACACCGAGAAGTAAATCGCCTGATCGTAAGATTAAAAAAGTACTATTGATAGTTTTACCTCTTGTACTAGGAACTCTAATGCTAGCAACTTGTTTCAAATTCTTATATCATCTCTACCATACATCAACCATAGGAGAAAACCAGGTAGGAGGGAACATTATTGTACCTCaaaatgtttttacaatatGGAATTTCGATGGAAAAATGGTCTACGAGAACATCTTGGAAGCCACACAAGATTTTGATGACAAATATCTTATTGGAGTTGGAGGGCAAGGAAGTGTTTACAAAGCAGAGTTACACACAGGTCAAGTAGTTGCTGTGAAAAAGCTCCATCCAGTTTCAAATGAGGAAAATCTCAGTCCAAAATCTTTCACAAATGAGATCCAAGCTTTGACTGAAATTCGACATCGTAATATTGTGAATCTGTATGGATTTTGCTCACATTCACAGttgtcatttttggtttatgagtttgTAGAGAAAGGTAGTTTGGAAAAGATTttgaaagatgatgaagaagcaaTTGCATTTAATTGGAAAAAGCGGGTGAATGTCATTAAAGATGTAGCTAATGCTTTATGCTATATGCACCATGATTGCTCGCCTCCAATTGTTCATCGAGATATATCAAGCAAGAATATTCTTCTGGATTCCGAATGTGTGGCTCATGTCTCTGACTTTGGAACAGCTAAGCTTCTTGATCCTAATttaacttcctcgacttcattTGCATGCACATTTGGATATGCTGCTCCAG AACTTGCATACACAACGAAAGTAACCGAGAAGTGTGATGTGTATAGTTTTGGAGTATTAGCATTGGAAATACTGTTTGGAAAACATCCTGGAGATGTTGTACCTTTATGGACTATTGTTACCTCTACACTTGATACTATGCCACTGATGGATAAGTTGGATCAACGTCTCCCTCGTCCTTTGAATCCCATTGTTAAGAACTTAGTATCGATTGCAATGATAGCTTTTACATGTTTGACAGAAAGTTCACAATCTCGCCCTACCATGGAGCACGTTGCCAAGGAGCTTGCAATGTCAAAGTGGTCTCGCTCAAACAGCTAA